In a genomic window of Helianthus annuus cultivar XRQ/B chromosome 10, HanXRQr2.0-SUNRISE, whole genome shotgun sequence:
- the LOC118483212 gene encoding F-box/FBD/LRR-repeat protein At1g13570-like, with protein sequence MKAKHPTTINTLPQTTIENILCFLPIREAARTSILSREWRYKWTTIPKLDFCSSTLSKGKNNEKLPYDIASARKNMDESCKLVNAIHQVLLMRQGPIHEFTFNLIGTYNYFELDQIIFHLSRNHTVKKLTLAFDYISPYKLPLSAFSLHQLTDLDLCYVNLDHQPIFSGFGSLRSLSLIEVKISTKAFLHLLSNCPSLKRFNLRGDIGSKDCTIIELFECLPAIEHLTIWGICDHPWLVLDSIPEELPTTLIHLKYFRFNEICFIDDHGLTFLAVLIKCSPNLEKIELEICIVDYYEICCGILEEYSDVRLEHLKELEITCFRNLKHEMEFVKFILARSPKLKKVILYGFVEKDDESDILTILSQAPRASPEEIVVRCIPNCSYC encoded by the exons ATGAAAGCTAAACATCCGACTACAATCAACACACTCCCTCAAACCACAATAGAAAACATCCTATGTTTTTTACCTATTCGAGAGGCAGCACGGACAAGTATCCTCTCTAGGGAATGGAGGTACAAGTGGACCACTATTCCCAAACTTGACTTTTGTTCGTCTACTTTGTCCAAAGGAAAAAACAACGAGAAGCTACCATATGACATAGCAAGTGCAAGGAAAAACATGGACGAAAGCTGTAAACTTGTCAATGCTATACACCAAGTTCTGTTAATGCGCCAGGGTCCAATACACGAGTTCACCTTTAACCTGATTGGAACCTACAACTATTTTGAACTTGATCAAATAATATTTCATTTGTCAagaaaccatactgtcaagaaATTAACACTTGCGTTTGATTATATATCTCCGTATAAGTTACCCTTAAGTGCCTTCTCTTTGCATCAGTTAACAGACCTAGATCTCTGTTATGTCAATCTTGACCATCAACCAATATTCAGTGGATTTGGTAGCCTTAGAAGCTTATCCTTGATAGAAGTAAAGATCTCTACAAAagcttttcttcatcttctatcaaattgtccatcacttaagaGGTTCAATCTG CGAGGAGATATCGGTTCTAAAGATTGCACCATCATTGAGCTATTTGAGTGTTTGCCTGCGATTGAACATCTTACTATCTGGGGGATCTGTGACCATCCG TGGCTTGTTCTAGACTCTATTCCAGAAGAGCTTCCAACCACGCTAATCCACCTCAAATACTTTCGTTTTAACGAAATTTGTTTCATTGACGACCATGGATTAACTTTTCTTGCTGTTTTGATCAAATGTTCCCCAAACTTGGAGAAAATTGAGCTAGAG ATTTGTATTGTTGATTACTATGAGATATGTTGTGGTATATTGGAAGAATATTCAGATGTTCGGTTGGAGCATCTGAAGGAATTGGAGATCACGTGTTTCCGCAACTTAAAGCATGAGATGGAGTTTGTGAAGTTTATCTTGGCAAGGTCACCTAAGCTAAAGAAGGTGATCTTATATGGCTTTGTTGAAAAGGATGACGAGTCAGATATTTTAACAATTCTCTCACAGGCCCCACGCGCATCACCCGaagaaattgttgtgagatgtaTCCCAAACTGCTCGTATTGCTAA